From the Bacteroidales bacterium genome, the window ACCAATCTCTAGATTCTAAAAACAAGTTCTTCCATTCTTTTTCAATTTCTTTTAGTTTTTCTTGCCCGTGAAGAGATAAAAAAATCGTGATAAAAAAGAAAACAAAAGATTTTTGCATCTTTTTTATGCTAAGATAGAAAATTGAAAAAAAACTAATATGACAATTTAAATTTTGGTAACAAATTCATCTAGAGGCTTACGAGGTCTACGATTAGTAGCACGTTCGTGATATTCTTTAGGAAGTGAGTATGGGTCGCCTAGATATCCCAGTGCAAGAATTGTGATGATATCAATATCTTCGTTTATTTGAAAATCTTTTCTAACTTGATCAGGGTTGAATCCTGCCATCATATGACTGTAAATGTCATTTTCCATAGCCTGGATGATCAGAAAACCTATTGCAGTTCCGGTGTCAAACCTAGCGTAAGAATTGGGGTTGTTGTTGTGAGTAAATGTTTTCTTAGCACCTACGACGACTAAAACAGGGGCAGTGGATGCCCACACCTGATTGTAAGGATCCATACTTTTAATAAGTTTTTCGTAGCTATCTTGACCTTTGAAGCTATAATAAAAACGCCATGGTTGTTCATTAAAAGAAGACGGAGCTCTCGAAGCTGCATTAAAAAGTTGCTTCAAAGTAATTTCATCAATGGGGCGAGAATCAAAAGATAACGGACTGAATCTTTTTTCGATTTGAATCAACATATTTTTTAACAAAATTAAAAGATCTGTTTGTTCGAATAGTAATCCCTGTTGGATATCATATTTTAAAGTTGATATAAGTCATTTAAATCAGTCACGTAATAATGTTTTAGGATATTTGTAAAAATTTATTTAAAAGCAACGTACCATGAAACACTTTATTTTTTTCATTTTTTTTATCACAATAACTGCTTCATGGAGTCAGATACCCAATGCGAGTTTTGAAACCTGGCAATCATTTGGTAGTTATGAAAATCCAACTTTTTGGGATACACCGAACGATCTAACTTCCTCGTTTGGAAAAATCGTAGTAAGTAAGGAATCCAATCTTGTTTACGATGGTATGCATTCCATTAAAATAACAGTGGTTAGTTCCTTATTTGGCAATTTGC encodes:
- a CDS encoding nitroreductase family protein, with protein sequence MLIQIEKRFSPLSFDSRPIDEITLKQLFNAASRAPSSFNEQPWRFYYSFKGQDSYEKLIKSMDPYNQVWASTAPVLVVVGAKKTFTHNNNPNSYARFDTGTAIGFLIIQAMENDIYSHMMAGFNPDQVRKDFQINEDIDIITILALGYLGDPYSLPKEYHERATNRRPRKPLDEFVTKI